From Terriglobales bacterium:
GAGTGGGTTCCAATACCAGCCGGTGCCGCGCTGACTGCTCGACGCCAGCGGCGGAGAAGGGCAGCGAATAGGTGCGGCCCTCCAGCCAGGCTTCCCATTGATCGAGATAATGGGGACTGAAAATCTGTCCTGACTGTCCTCCGACGATGTTCAGGGTGGAAGCGTCGAGGTCCGCCAAATCCACGGTCATGCGCTGGGAAGGACCGAAAGAGCGGCCCACCTGTTTGACGGTGAAACCGTTGCCCGACTGCTCACGCTCCCCAGTGCCCGTCCAGCGTCGGAGGATGGGCAGCAATCCGAATAGCGGATGCGCGACTTCGACCTTGGATTGCGATCCCCAACGCCAAGCGGACAGGTCACGGGGCGCGTCGGGTTCGCTGACCGCGGCCTCGAGGGCGGCGACCAGCAGGGCATCGTAGCTCGGGTACTCGCGCGGGAGCCAGCGCGCCGGCTGTTGGCCGAGTATGTTTTCCAGCGCCACCGCGGACATGAACCAGCGATATTCGTTCCGTACCGCGCCGAGCTTGGGTTCGTACAGCATGCGCGTCAAATGCCGGCGCGCGCGGGCCACCAGGGTTGCCGCCGCGCTGTCGCGCGTGACGCGACCATCCCAGGCACGCAGGAGTTCGGCTGCCTGTTGCAGGCGAGCGGACACGTTGCCCGACCGGGCCACGGCTTCGGCAAAACGCTGGGCGCAATACAGGTCCCATTCCGAAATCACGTCGGTCTGCAGCGCCAGCATGTCGGCGGCGGTGAAGCGGCGGCCTGACTCGAGCACGCGGTAGATGCGCTCGGTGCGATAGGGCGAAGCCCACTGCAACGCGAGCAGGTGAGGATAACCGTCGGAGGTCACTCGCCCGTTGGCGGTGGCCAGGATGCCGGAGGGCGGGTCGAACACGCTGGGCAACTGGTCGTAAGGCACGTAGCCGGTCCAGTCGTGCTCGCCGGTCGAGCCGGCCACGGGGATGGCGCCGTCGCCCGCGCGGCGGATGGGAATGCGGCCCGTCGCCTGGTAGCCGATGTGCCCCTCGACGTCGGCATACACCACGTTCTGGGCGGGTGCGCCGAAACGTGAAAAGGCCTCGCGGAACTCCTGCCAGTTGCGCGCCCGATCGATGGCGTAGAAAGGCAACCGGAAGACGTCCGCATCATAAAGCGTCCACTGGAGCGCCAGCTTGCGGGTTTCGCCCGGAACCAACTCGCTGACCAGCGGCCCGTGGCGTGTGACCAGAACATCGAGGACGACGTCCGCCTTGCCCTTGACGCGGATCACCTCGCGCCGGTGCTCGGGAGCCTTCCAGCCTTCGGGCGTCAGGTATTCGCCGCGATCATTGAAGGTCTCGATAAAGATGTCCTCCACATCAGGACCGAGATTGGTGAAGCCCCAGGCAATGCGAGCGTTGTGCCCGACGATGACATAGGGAAGACCGGGCAGGGTGACGCCGGCGACATGGAAATCGCCCGCCTGGAGATGGGCTTCGTACCAGATGCCAGGGAGCTGATGCGGCAGGTGCATGTCGTTCGCCAATAGCGGCAGTCCGGAAACCGTATGGGCTCCGGAAACGACCCAGTTGTTGGAACCGGGTTGGAGCCCGGGCTCAGGACGGAGCGGCCAGGCCTCGGTAACGCGACGGCCATCGTCCGGCTCATCGGCATCCTCTTCGTCTTCGGATTCCGGTGGCTCCATTTTCTTACCGGAAGCCGCACCCGATGGCGGCGCGATGCCGGGAATGCGGTCACGCCAGGAAGAGCTGGGATAAAGGTCTGCCGCCAGTTGCGGTCCCGCGTGGGCGACCACCTTCTCGCGGGCCAGCTCGGTGGCAAACTCATAGTGGTTGAGCATCTTCACCATGTTGGCGCCAATGAGCAGGGAATCCTCGACGGTCCAGGGCCGCGGCCGGTAACCGAGCAGACGGAACTCGATGGGAAGGCGGCCTTCCTGCGATTGCATCAGAGCGTTCACGCCACGGGCGTAGGCTTCCACGTGAGAGCGCTCTTCCGGCCCCAGGCGTGATGCGGCCTGCGCGGCGGCATGGCGAATCTGCAGAATGCGCTGCTCCCGGTCCTGCGGAAGAGCGCGCTCGCCCAACACCTCCGCCAGCTCACCGGCGGCAAAGCGCCGGGCCAGGTCCATTTGCCATAGGCGGTCCTGGGCGGTGACGTAACCCTGGGCAAAGAACAGATCCTCGAGCGTGGAGGCGCGGAGGTAAGGAACTCCCTGCGCGTCGCGCAGCACACGGACCGGCGCTCCGAGCCCAGCCACGTGGATGGTGCCGTCCAGTTGGGGCAGGGAAGCGGTGGCTACGTAATAGAGCCAGCCCATGGCGGCGAGCAGAGCGATAGCGACCGCCAACAAGAGGTAGAGAGAGGCACGAAGGAGGCGGCGCGGGCGGCGGGGGGAACGAGGTAGCGCAGCGACACTCGTCGGCATGCGGGAACGATTCTAGCGGAATCGGAGAACGGGCCCGACCCGGGGAGGAAGGCACGGGAAAATGAAAATGAAATTGCATTTCATTTTCATTGACAGGCCTCGGCGTCGAGCCGTAGCATGGTGGGGATTCAAATGAAAATGAATTTCATTTTCAGTTGAACCAGGGCAGTTCATCGTTGCGTACGGAGCGCTCTTACATGTCTGGTCCCGACTCTTGGCCGCCCGTGCCGGTGCTCCGGCACTTTCTCCTTTTTATGGTGTTGCTGGCCGTGCCAGCTGCCTTAGGTGATTCCGGGTTCGAGCTTAATGGCCGGGTGCGAGACCCCAGCGGCGCGGCCATTGTGGGCGCCCAGGTCCGCCTGCTGAGCCAGGGCAAAGCGCCGGTGCGCAGCGTGGAAACCGACGGCTCGGGCGCGTTCCGCCTGGAAGGTGTGCCGGCGGGCAGTTACGAACTGGTGGCCGTAGCGCACGGCATGCAGGCGGCCAGCGCGGCCGTCGCCGTTCCCCAGAAGGAGAGCAAGCCGGTGGAGATGGTGCTACAGGTCGCCAGCGTCAATACCTCGGTGACGGTGACGGCGGCCCGTGGCGAGGTGGAGACCGTGGGTGACCTGGCGACGCAGGTGAATGTCGTCGGGCCGGATGCGTTAGCGCAGCGCCCGGGCGCGATTCTGCCCCAGGCACTGCGCGAGGAAGTGGGCGTGATGGTGCAACAGACCTCGGCCCACCAGGGAGCGGTGGTGGTCCGCGGGCTGACCGGACAGCAGGTAGTGCATCTGATTGACGGCATCCGTTTCAACAACTCCACCTTTCGGCCCGGCCCGAACCAATACTTCGCGCTCGTGGATCCGAGCTACGTGGAACGCGTCGAGATCTTGCGGGGTCCGGCGTCGGCGCAGTACGGCAGCGACGGGTTGGGCGGCAGCGTGAACGTGGTTCCGGCGCGCACCTACCTGCAATCCGGCGACCGGCGTCTGCGCGGCGAATTCATGCCCGTGTTTCGCACCGCAGACCTGGCGGGAGCGGGAAGCCTGCGCCTCTCCTATGGGGACCGCAACTGGAACCTGGCGGGTGGTGGGGCGGGGCGCCGGGTACAGGACCTGAAGGCGGCCGGAGACGTCGATTCGCATGCCGCCGTCACCCGCTTCCTCGGCCTCCCTTCCAGCATCCTGGGGGAACGCCTGCAGGATACGGCGTTCACCCAGTGGTCGGGCTTTCTGCAATTCTTCTGGAATCCGAAGCCGGGTCACAGCCTGATGTCGAGCTACACGCGCACGGAGCAGCTTGGAGGGCGGCGCTACGACCAGTTGAATGGCGGCAACGGGAATCTCATCAATTCGTTCCATCCGCAGATACTCGACTTCTTCTATGCGCGTTATGAAAAGCAGAAGCTGGGATTCCTGGACACACTGAGTGGCACCTTCTCCTACAACAGCCAGCGGGACGACCGCCGGGAGCAGGGAGGCAGCGGCAATCCGCTGGCAGCCATCACCAGCGAGTTCAACGACACCGACGTATTCGGCTACCAGGCGCTGGCCACCACGCACATCGGGGCGCGGCAGTCGATCGCCTTCGGCGGGGAGATCTACGACGAGTACATCGAGTCCACGCGCGACCGCTTCAGTCCTACGAACGGCACGACCACCGCAGTGCGCGGACGCTACCCCAACGGCACGCGCTACAACACCTACGGACTTTTCTATCAGCACGGCCTGGAGGTAGTGCCCAACCGCCTGCGGGTGCAGGGCGGCGTGCGCTACAGCGCGTTCCAGTACCGCAGCTTCGCCGACAAGAACCTGACTGACGCCAGCGGGCAGCATCTGGTGCCGGATTTCTCGACCACGCTGCACGACGTGACCTTCAACGTGGGAGCGGTGCTGCGCCTGACCTCGCAGCTTTCGTTCTTCGGAACCGTACGGCGGGGCTTCCGCGCGCCCAACACCACCGACTTCGCCTCGGTGGGTATCACCTCCAACGGCTTTGAAGTCTCGCCCGACGAAGCGGGAGCCGGGGGCGGCCAGGTGGGGTCGACGGGCGACGCCGCGGCGGTCGGCACCGGGGAATCGGCCGGAAGCCTGAGCCCGGAAGTGCTTTATAACTACGAGGTGGGATTCCGCGTGCAGGCGTCCCGCATCACGGCGTCCGTCAGCGCGTTCACGAACGAAATCAGCGACTTCATCACCCGCCGCACGCTGATCCTGCCGGCGGGCGCGGTGGGGGAAACCATCGGCGGCCAGATCATCATCAACCAGCTTCCCACAGGTGCCGTGATCACATCCGCCGACCCGCGGCCGGTGCTGGTGCGGGCCAACGTGGGCGATGTGCGCATCTGGGGAACGGAGGCGGCGCTCCAGGCACAGTTAAGCCGCGCGTGGACGGCCAACGCTAACTTCTACTATCTGCGCGGCCAGGACAAGCAGACCGGTGGTCCCCCCGACCTGGAGGGCGGGCTGCCCCCGGCCAGCGGATTCCTGAGCCTGCGCTGGCAGCCGACGCGCCGGCGCTTCTGGATCGAGGGGTATAGCCTGCTGGCCGGTAAGCAGGATCGGCTCTCGACGCTCGAGCTAGCGGACCAGCGCATTGGGGCGACGCGATCGGTCTCCAGCATCACCGCCTTTTTCAACAATGGTGCCGTGGCGCGTGGTCTGGTCAATAACGGCATCCTGCTGGCTACCGGCGAGACGCTGTCGCAGGTGGTGAACCGCGTGCTCGGACCCGGTGTCACCAGCGCCCCGCTCTACACTAAGACACCCGGCTTCGGGACGCTGAACCTGCGCGGGGGCTTCCGTGTAAGTGAGCAGAGCCAGGTCCTGCTGACCCTGGAGAACCTGCTGGACAAGAACTATCGCTTTCATGGATCGGGCGTGGACGCTCCGGGCGTGAACCTGCAGGTGGCATATCGGATCCGTTTCTAGCGTCTTCTAACGCAGCGGCGCCGCGGCCGGCACTATGACCGCATCGCCCTGCGGGCTGAGCCACACCCCCGCGCCGGGGCACACCGGACGCTCCGAGACATTACAATTAGGCAAAGCTGTGTGGCGGCCAGTGTTATGCTCTTGGCCGCGCGGGGAGGAGCGTTGACGCGCTGGTCCGCGGGGCCAGAAGCGAAGCGTTTCCTCCTCATTTCGGTGAGCCATGAGAAGCAGGACCAGCGAACTGCCCAAGCGCGTTGACGACCAGCCGAGCATCTCGCGCGACGCTCTGCGCGAGGCCACGGACATCTTCCATCGCCACTTGAAAAAGGTGGGGCACAAACACACCGGGCAGCGCGACACCATCCTGCACACCTTCCTGGAGAGCCGCGAGCATCTTTCCACCGACGAGCTGCACCGCCTGGTGAAAAAGAAGGACCCGGGCATCGGCTTCACCACCGTGTACCGCACCCTCAAGCTGCTGATGGAGTGCGGTCTGGCCAGCGAAGTGGCGTTCCACGACGGCATCGCCCGCTTCGAGCACCAGTTCAACCGCCGCAGCCATCACCACATGATCTGCACCGAGTGCGGCAGCTCGGTGGAGTTCTTCTTCCCCGAGGTGGAGCGCCTGGAGCAGGAGATCGGCAGGAAATACCGCTACGAGACTACGCGTCACACCTTCCAGATCTACGGCGTGTGCGAGGACTGCCGCAAGCGATCCGAGCGCAGACCCTTCTAGGCCGTCCAATTTTTCTTTGCTTTGTCGGCTTGATTCTGATAGTTTCCGCGCGCAGGTTGTCTAGTTCCTGCTCCTGGGGGCTGGCAGGAACTCAGATTCACGCTTCCGTTCCAATCCAGGGGAGGATCGTATGGCTCGTTACTGCGCGTCGTGTGGTGCAATGATGACCGAGGAGCAGACCACGTGCCCGTCCTGCGGCAAGGCGGCGGGCGCTCCAGCGGCGGGAGGTGGGGCGGCAGCCTCCGGCGGGGGGCTTTCCGACAACGTAGCCGCGCTGCTGGGCTACCTGTTCGGGGTGATCGCCATTGTTTGGCTGCTGATCGAACCGTACAACAAGAACAAATTCATCCGTTTCCATGCGTTTCAGTGCCTGTTTTTCCTTGCCGCGTGGATCGGTATCAACATTGTGTTGGGTATCCTGGGAGCCATCCCGGGCGTTGGCCTGGTCACCATTCTGCTGTGGCCGCTGGCGGGCCTGGGGGTCCTCGTTCTCTGGATCGTGCTGATGATTAAGGCCTACCAGGGCCAAAAATGGAAACTGCCGTTCATCGGCGATCTGGCGGAGAAGCAGGCGGGATAATTTGTCCTCCGCTTGGAGGGCGAAGGCGGGAACGAGCGCGTTCCCGCCCTTTCGCTTTTTGGGGATGCGAAGCACGATTGTGCCACCCCGTTACGCTTGACAGAACTCCCCCGCACTAGCCATCCTATTTGCTTTTTGCCGCGTGCCGGATGCGAGCCGGAAACGGGCGCGCGGTTGGCACCGGCAGGGTGAGGCGGGGAAACTTGCGAGTCCGGGTCTTCTTTCACGACAAGTGTTTCGACGGGGCCGCTTCAGCAGGTCTCTTCTCACGCTTTTACCGTGAGTGCCAGCGAGCGGACGCCGAGTTCCAGTACACCGGCCTGGTGCATCGCGCCGGCTCGCTGTTCGACGAGCAACTGTTCACCGGCGACGAAAATGCCATCGTGGACTTCAAATACTCCACCTCGCCCCGCATTACCTGGTGGTTCGATCATCATCAGAGCGCCTTCCTGACCAAAGACGACGCGGAGCACTTCCGTCAGCATCAGGACGGCCGGCGATTCTTCGATCCCGAATACAAGTCCTGCACCAAATTCATCGCCGACATCACCAGCAAGCATTATGGATTCGATCCGCAGCCGGTGGCGGAGCTCATCCGGTGGGCCGATATCATCGACGGCGCGCAGTATCCCAACGCCCGCACGGCGGTGGAGATGCGCGAGCCCGCCACGCGGCTCACCATGGTCATCGAGGCAACGCAGGATCCGAATCTGCTCCCGCGACTGATCCCGCTACTGGTGGAAATGCCGCTCAGCCAGATCCTGCAGCAGCCGTTCGTCGCTCACCTGCTGCCGCCGCTGCTGGAGCGACACCAGCGTTCGATCGAGATTATCCGGGAAGGATCAGAGAGCAAGGACGGCACCGTTTTCTTCGATGTGACCGGCCACGATCTGGAGGGCTATAGCAAGTTCATCCCCTACTACCTTCACCCCGAGAGCACCTACAGTGTGGGGCTGAGCAAGAGCAGCTTCCGCACCAAAATCTCCGTGGGCTCGAACCCCTGGGCGCCGGGAGAAGTCCGTGTGAATCTGGCCGCCATCTGCGAGCGATATGGAGGCGGAGGACACGCCCGGGTGGGGGCGATTTCCTTCGAGCCTAACCAGTTCGAACGGGCTCGTCAGGCGGCGGCCGAGATTGTGGCCGAACTGCGCGCCAGCCAGCGGAACTGAAGGCCGCGCTGGCGCGTACTGATGTATGATTGCCTTTTGCCATCCAGCACGTCCAAATGGCTGTATCCGTGTCCCCAGCCCCTAACTCCAGAAGGAGATGTGCCATGTCTTCACGCATCCGTGTCTTCGGATTGGTCTCTGCGCTTTTCCTGACCGCCATGGCGACTGCCCAGACCGCCAAAGCGCCCGCCGCGAAAGCTGCGCCGACCACCGCGACCATAGTTTTTGAGAAGTACAAGTTGAAAAACGGCTTGGAAGTGATTCTTTCCCAAGACCATCGCCTTCCCATGGTGGCCGTGAACCTGTGGTATCACGTGGGCCCGTCGCACGAAAAAGGCGGACGCACCGGTTTTGCCCACCTGTTCGAGCACATGATGTTCCAAGGCTCGCGCCACATCGGCGACGACCAGCACTTCAAATTCCTGGAAGGCGCGGGCGCCAGCGACATCAACGGGACCACCGATTTCGACCGCACCAACTACTTCGAGACCCTGCCGTCCAATCAGCTCGAATTGGCGCTCTGGCTGGAAAGCGACCGCATGGGCTACCTGCTGGACACCCTCGACCAGGCCAAGCTGACCACCCAGATTGACGTGGTGCGCAATGAGCGCCGCCAGGGGGTGGAGAACCCGCCCTATCAGTTGGTGGAGGAGGCGGTGTACCAGACACTGTTTCCCAAGGGCCACCCGTATTACGCCTATGTCATTGGGTCCCACGCGGACCTGGAAGCGGCGCATCTGGACGACGTGCGCGACTTCTTCAAGCAGTACTACGCGCCCAATAACGCCAGCCTGACGATTGTGGGCGACTTCGATAAGGCTCGAGCCAAGGCGCTGGTGGAGAAATATTTCGGCAGCATTCCGGCGGGACCCGCGGTGGAGCCACTCAACGTAAAGACGCCGCCCATCACTTCCGAGCGGCGCAAGACGGTGACCGATCGTGTCGAGCTTCCGAAGGTGTACGTCGCGTGGCTGACGTCGCCGATCTACAAGCCGGGTGACGCCGAGTTCGATTTGATCGCCCGCATCCTGGGCCAGGGCAAGTCCAGCCGCTTGTACAAGCGGCTCGTTTATGAAGACCAGATCGCCCAGAACGTGAACGCCACGCAATACTCGCTGATCCTGGGCTCCGTCTTCACCATCGAGGCCACAGCCAAGCCCGGCGTCAAGCCGGAGCAACTGGAGGCCGCCATCACCGAGGAACTGGACAAGCTGCAGAAGGACGGTCCGACCGCAGCCGAGGTGGAGGCGGCGCGCAACGTCATCCAGTCCTCGATCATCCGCGGTCTGGAGACTCTCGGCGGGTTCGGCGGCGTGGCCGACCGGCTGAACCAGTACAACCACTATTTAGGCGACCCGGGCTACCTGCCCAAAGACCTGGCCCGCTACGACCAGGCGGCGCCGGAGTCGGTGCGCAAGTATGCGCAGGAGCAACTGACCAAGGATGCCCGCGTGGTGATCTACGGTGTGCCGGGCGAAAAGGTCATCGACGATGTTCCCCGCAAGGCGGCAGCCGAAGGTGAGCAGGAGAAGAAGGAGATGGCTGGCACCATGCCGGACGAGCCTTGGCGAGCCCAGCCGCCCGAGCCCGGCCCTGCATCCAAGCTGAGCCTGCCGACGCCGGTGAAATTCCAGTTGCCCAACGGGCTCGATGTGTACCTGCTTGAGCGCCATAACCTGCCGGTGATTTCCGTGAACCTGGCCGTACTGGCGGGTAGCGAAGCCAACCCTAAAGAGCTTCCCGGCGCGGCATCCTTTACCGCCGACATGCTCGACGAAGGCACGGAGAAGCGTGCCACCCTGCAATTGGCACAGGACGTGGACAAGATCGGCGCCACGCTGGCGACCGCGTCCACGGCCGACTACGCCTCGGTTACCATGCGCAGCCTCACGCGCAATGCCGATGCGATGTTCGAGCTTCTTTCCGACGTTGCTTTGCATCCGGCTTTTGCGGCGGCGGAGATCGAGCGTGTCCGCAAGGAGCGCCTGACCACCCTGTTGCAGCAGCGCGACAACCCCACGCAACTCGGCATCCGGACCTTTTACCGAGAACTGTACGGCGCCGGGCATGCCTACGGAACGATCGACCTGGGCACCGAGGCCTCGAACAAGGCCGTCACCCGCGATGATCTGGCCGGCTTCTGGAAGCAGCGGTACGTACCTGCGAATAGTGCGCTGGTGGTTGCCGGGGACTTGAATGAAACTGAACTACGCCGCCTGGCTACGAAGTATTTTGGTTCCTGGACGGGGAAGGAAGCGAAGGCTACGCCACCGGAAGCGCCCATGGCGGGCGCGCGGCGGGTGGTGATCGTGGACAAGCCGGGCGCACCCCAGACCTATGTGCGCGTGGGGCAGATCGGGGTGCCGCGCTCCACTCCGGATTACGTTCCCCTGGAAGTGATGAACACCACGCTGGGGGGACTGTTCTCCAGCCGCATTAACCTGAACCTGCGGGAAGAGCACGGCTACACTTACGGCGCGGGCTCGGTTTTCATCTACCGGCGGGGCGCGGGTCCATTTTTCGCCGGCAGCAGCATCCGCACCGACGTCACCGCTCCGGCAGTAGGAGAGATGTTCAAGGAGTTCGAGCGCATGCGCAATACGGACGTCACGGCAGAAGAATTGCGCATCGCCAAGGACTCCATGTCCCGTTCGTTGCCGGGCTTGTTTGAGACCACTCTGCAAGCGGTGAATACGGTTCGGAACATGTACGTGTACGACCTGCCGCTCACCTACTACAGCACGCTGCCCCAGGCCGTGGATGGCGTGACGGCGGCCGACGTCCGACGGGTGGCGCAGAAGTATGTGACGCCGGAACACATGATCGTGGTCGGCGTCGGCGATCGCTCGAAGATCCAGCCCGAGATCGAGAAGCTCGGGCTGGGAACCATCGAGGTGCGCGACCTCGACGGCAATCCGGTGCAGACCGCGCAGGCTGCGCCGGGCAACTAGCAAAGCAGAGGTCTCCCTCATCAGGCCGCCGAGCGTTCGGCGGCCTGCTTGTTTCTGCCGGATGACTCCTCGAAAAAACTGCATTGCCAAACCGCCGCGAGCGGTTTATGTTTGCGGGCCAAATCCCGAGGTCTTGAGAGCCAAAAGATGGCGGTCGTTTACTGTCAGCAGTGTGGCACCCAGAATGATGCGCTGGCGACTGTCTGTGGACAGTGCGGAACTCCGCTGCGTCCCGTCGCGGCGCCTGCAATCGCCGTTCCGCCGGGTGCGAAAGTGGAGAACTACCTCGTACCGGCCATCCTGGTCACGGTGTGCTGCTGCCTGCCACTGGGTATCCCGGCCATTGTGTATGCCGCGCAGGTGAACACGAAACTGCAAGCCGGCGACCTCGCCGGCGCCCAGGCCAGTTCGCGCAACGCTCGCACCTGGTGCTTGGTCGCGGGAATCGCCGGGGGAGCGGGGGTCGTCGTGTACGCGATGCTGGCCGTGCTGGGTGTGGTTTTGGAACGCTAAAGCCGTTTAGAGGCACCGCCGAGAGGGTGAACCTCGACGCCTAGCGCCCTTTCACCAGGCGCTCGAACTCCGGCTCGCCGTGCAGGCAGTTGAAGTCGGGGTCGCGGGAGATCCAGTCCAGATTGCTGTAGCCGGCTTCCTTGGCGCGCTTGAGGGTAGCGATGGCCTCCGCCTTCTTGCCCAAAATGCCGTAGGTGCAGGCGGCGTTGTAGAGGATATTGGAGTCCTTGGGGCGCATGGTGACCGCGATCTGCAGTTCGCGGATGGCATCGTCGATGTTCCCCTGGCCGGCATAGCGGTTGGCCAGCAGCATGCGCGCGCGGACATCTTCCGGCACCAACACGAGCTGCTGTTCCAGCGCGCGGATGTGTTGCAGGGCGAACCGATGGGATTCCGCCTTGCGGCCCAGCCGCTCCAGAGAAAGCTCGTACGGGACGTACACGTTGTAGTCATCGCCGCTGGCCTCGATGGCCCGCTCGGCAAGGTCGGCAGCCTCTTCGAACCGGTCGGAGTTGAACAAGGAGCGACCCAGCACGTCGTAGGCGCCTTCGCAGTTGGGCTTGCGCTCGATCGCCTGCTGGGCGAAGCGGATGGCCTCGTCGTACTTCTTCTGCGCGAAGGCGACGCGGCCGCGGGCCGCCAGGACTTCCGGCAGGTCCGGCTGCAGGGCCATGCCGCGGTCGCAGGCAGCCATGCCGCGTTCGATCCAGCGCGGATTCTGCTCGCGGAACTCGTAATAGATGCCGCACACCAGGCCCAGGCCGCCATACGCCATGGCGAAGGTGGGATCCAGAGCGATGGCCCGCTCGTACATCTCGATGGCGAACTCCAGGTTGAACTGCCGGGTGTAGCTGCGGCCGCGCAGGTAGAAGTCGTAGGCCTGGGTGTTTTCGGTGGGCTTCTGGGCGATCTGCTTCTCTTCCTGCGGAGAGAGCGCCACGCGCAGCGCCTGGGCGATGTTGCGGGCGATCTCGTCCTGCACCTCGAAGACGTCCGACATCTCCCGGTCGTAACGCTTGGCCCACAGCGTGTGTCCGGTCGCACTCTGAGCGAGTTGGGCGGTGATGCGTAAGCGGTTGCCGGCGCGTCGCAGGCTGCCCATGAGCACATAGGCGGCGTTGAGTTCCTGGCCGATCTGTTGCGCGCCGCCGGCCTTGTCGCGATAGGCGAGCACCGCCGCTCGGGGAAACACGCGCAGGCCCTTGATGTTGGCCAGCTCGGT
This genomic window contains:
- a CDS encoding penicillin acylase family protein; this translates as MPTSVAALPRSPRRPRRLLRASLYLLLAVAIALLAAMGWLYYVATASLPQLDGTIHVAGLGAPVRVLRDAQGVPYLRASTLEDLFFAQGYVTAQDRLWQMDLARRFAAGELAEVLGERALPQDREQRILQIRHAAAQAASRLGPEERSHVEAYARGVNALMQSQEGRLPIEFRLLGYRPRPWTVEDSLLIGANMVKMLNHYEFATELAREKVVAHAGPQLAADLYPSSSWRDRIPGIAPPSGAASGKKMEPPESEDEEDADEPDDGRRVTEAWPLRPEPGLQPGSNNWVVSGAHTVSGLPLLANDMHLPHQLPGIWYEAHLQAGDFHVAGVTLPGLPYVIVGHNARIAWGFTNLGPDVEDIFIETFNDRGEYLTPEGWKAPEHRREVIRVKGKADVVLDVLVTRHGPLVSELVPGETRKLALQWTLYDADVFRLPFYAIDRARNWQEFREAFSRFGAPAQNVVYADVEGHIGYQATGRIPIRRAGDGAIPVAGSTGEHDWTGYVPYDQLPSVFDPPSGILATANGRVTSDGYPHLLALQWASPYRTERIYRVLESGRRFTAADMLALQTDVISEWDLYCAQRFAEAVARSGNVSARLQQAAELLRAWDGRVTRDSAAATLVARARRHLTRMLYEPKLGAVRNEYRWFMSAVALENILGQQPARWLPREYPSYDALLVAALEAAVSEPDAPRDLSAWRWGSQSKVEVAHPLFGLLPILRRWTGTGEREQSGNGFTVKQVGRSFGPSQRMTVDLADLDASTLNIVGGQSGQIFSPHYLDQWEAWLEGRTYSLPFSAAGVEQSARHRLVLEPTP
- a CDS encoding TonB-dependent receptor; this translates as MRDPSGAAIVGAQVRLLSQGKAPVRSVETDGSGAFRLEGVPAGSYELVAVAHGMQAASAAVAVPQKESKPVEMVLQVASVNTSVTVTAARGEVETVGDLATQVNVVGPDALAQRPGAILPQALREEVGVMVQQTSAHQGAVVVRGLTGQQVVHLIDGIRFNNSTFRPGPNQYFALVDPSYVERVEILRGPASAQYGSDGLGGSVNVVPARTYLQSGDRRLRGEFMPVFRTADLAGAGSLRLSYGDRNWNLAGGGAGRRVQDLKAAGDVDSHAAVTRFLGLPSSILGERLQDTAFTQWSGFLQFFWNPKPGHSLMSSYTRTEQLGGRRYDQLNGGNGNLINSFHPQILDFFYARYEKQKLGFLDTLSGTFSYNSQRDDRREQGGSGNPLAAITSEFNDTDVFGYQALATTHIGARQSIAFGGEIYDEYIESTRDRFSPTNGTTTAVRGRYPNGTRYNTYGLFYQHGLEVVPNRLRVQGGVRYSAFQYRSFADKNLTDASGQHLVPDFSTTLHDVTFNVGAVLRLTSQLSFFGTVRRGFRAPNTTDFASVGITSNGFEVSPDEAGAGGGQVGSTGDAAAVGTGESAGSLSPEVLYNYEVGFRVQASRITASVSAFTNEISDFITRRTLILPAGAVGETIGGQIIINQLPTGAVITSADPRPVLVRANVGDVRIWGTEAALQAQLSRAWTANANFYYLRGQDKQTGGPPDLEGGLPPASGFLSLRWQPTRRRFWIEGYSLLAGKQDRLSTLELADQRIGATRSVSSITAFFNNGAVARGLVNNGILLATGETLSQVVNRVLGPGVTSAPLYTKTPGFGTLNLRGGFRVSEQSQVLLTLENLLDKNYRFHGSGVDAPGVNLQVAYRIRF
- a CDS encoding Fur family transcriptional regulator → MRSRTSELPKRVDDQPSISRDALREATDIFHRHLKKVGHKHTGQRDTILHTFLESREHLSTDELHRLVKKKDPGIGFTTVYRTLKLLMECGLASEVAFHDGIARFEHQFNRRSHHHMICTECGSSVEFFFPEVERLEQEIGRKYRYETTRHTFQIYGVCEDCRKRSERRPF
- a CDS encoding DUF4870 domain-containing protein, which produces MARYCASCGAMMTEEQTTCPSCGKAAGAPAAGGGAAASGGGLSDNVAALLGYLFGVIAIVWLLIEPYNKNKFIRFHAFQCLFFLAAWIGINIVLGILGAIPGVGLVTILLWPLAGLGVLVLWIVLMIKAYQGQKWKLPFIGDLAEKQAG
- a CDS encoding pitrilysin family protein codes for the protein MSSRIRVFGLVSALFLTAMATAQTAKAPAAKAAPTTATIVFEKYKLKNGLEVILSQDHRLPMVAVNLWYHVGPSHEKGGRTGFAHLFEHMMFQGSRHIGDDQHFKFLEGAGASDINGTTDFDRTNYFETLPSNQLELALWLESDRMGYLLDTLDQAKLTTQIDVVRNERRQGVENPPYQLVEEAVYQTLFPKGHPYYAYVIGSHADLEAAHLDDVRDFFKQYYAPNNASLTIVGDFDKARAKALVEKYFGSIPAGPAVEPLNVKTPPITSERRKTVTDRVELPKVYVAWLTSPIYKPGDAEFDLIARILGQGKSSRLYKRLVYEDQIAQNVNATQYSLILGSVFTIEATAKPGVKPEQLEAAITEELDKLQKDGPTAAEVEAARNVIQSSIIRGLETLGGFGGVADRLNQYNHYLGDPGYLPKDLARYDQAAPESVRKYAQEQLTKDARVVIYGVPGEKVIDDVPRKAAAEGEQEKKEMAGTMPDEPWRAQPPEPGPASKLSLPTPVKFQLPNGLDVYLLERHNLPVISVNLAVLAGSEANPKELPGAASFTADMLDEGTEKRATLQLAQDVDKIGATLATASTADYASVTMRSLTRNADAMFELLSDVALHPAFAAAEIERVRKERLTTLLQQRDNPTQLGIRTFYRELYGAGHAYGTIDLGTEASNKAVTRDDLAGFWKQRYVPANSALVVAGDLNETELRRLATKYFGSWTGKEAKATPPEAPMAGARRVVIVDKPGAPQTYVRVGQIGVPRSTPDYVPLEVMNTTLGGLFSSRINLNLREEHGYTYGAGSVFIYRRGAGPFFAGSSIRTDVTAPAVGEMFKEFERMRNTDVTAEELRIAKDSMSRSLPGLFETTLQAVNTVRNMYVYDLPLTYYSTLPQAVDGVTAADVRRVAQKYVTPEHMIVVGVGDRSKIQPEIEKLGLGTIEVRDLDGNPVQTAQAAPGN
- a CDS encoding CD225/dispanin family protein — encoded protein: MAVVYCQQCGTQNDALATVCGQCGTPLRPVAAPAIAVPPGAKVENYLVPAILVTVCCCLPLGIPAIVYAAQVNTKLQAGDLAGAQASSRNARTWCLVAGIAGGAGVVVYAMLAVLGVVLER